In one window of Rhodoligotrophos appendicifer DNA:
- a CDS encoding ABC transporter ATP-binding protein, whose translation MAEKPPPMGETKFMLKLDSVSTNYGVVAMLRDVSLTLQQGELTCLLGPNGAGKTTTFRAIAGLLPLVGGKIHVMGADISTLRTEALAPRGIGFVPEGRRLFPDLSVVENIRLGFDASGSMDVFSTRLMAVSELFPHIKGKLRQQAGTLSGGEQAMVALARAVIGTPKLLIMDEPSLGLSPKLIDEYFEIVAEINRGGTSILLIEQNAETALSIAHSGYLIIKGSIVAKGSSAELIENDLVRKLYL comes from the coding sequence TTGGCCGAAAAGCCTCCACCCATGGGTGAAACGAAATTCATGCTCAAGCTGGACTCCGTCAGCACCAATTACGGTGTCGTCGCGATGTTGCGCGACGTGTCATTGACGCTTCAGCAGGGCGAATTGACGTGCCTCCTTGGTCCAAACGGAGCGGGAAAGACAACCACCTTTCGAGCCATTGCCGGGCTGCTTCCGCTTGTCGGAGGAAAAATTCACGTCATGGGCGCCGATATCTCGACGCTGCGCACCGAGGCTCTGGCCCCACGGGGCATTGGCTTCGTCCCGGAGGGTCGGCGGCTTTTTCCGGACCTCAGCGTCGTCGAAAACATCCGCCTTGGCTTCGATGCCTCCGGCAGCATGGATGTTTTCAGCACAAGGCTCATGGCCGTGTCGGAATTGTTTCCTCACATCAAGGGAAAGCTTCGGCAACAAGCCGGCACCCTCTCCGGCGGTGAACAAGCCATGGTCGCCCTCGCCCGTGCCGTGATCGGAACTCCAAAGCTGCTGATCATGGACGAGCCCTCTTTGGGACTATCGCCCAAGCTCATCGACGAGTACTTCGAGATTGTCGCCGAGATAAACCGTGGCGGAACCAGCATCCTGTTGATCGAGCAGAATGCCGAGACCGCTCTCTCGATTGCCCACAGCGGCTACCTCATCATAAAGGGGAGCATCGTCGCCAAAGGGTCCTCGGCTGAGCTGATCGAGAATGATCTGGTCCGCAAGCTCTACCTCTAG
- a CDS encoding ABC transporter ATP-binding protein produces MSTEAILSGEGLSMRFGGLVAIDSVDFTLSKGEILGIIGPNGAGKSTLFNMITGLYRASAGSVVLNSKSLIGVSAHRIVRLGIARTFQSSRLFTDLSVLDNVVIGMHTQTRCGVFDALLRPSKSRRELDRAAERAGELLRSVSSDLHDQRHKPAGELAQADRRRLEIARALASKPQVLLLDEPSSGMDDRDTDALIDDIRTVTALNPELAVMIIEHDMRLVAELPHRVMVIDYGKKIAEGKFEEVRLLPRVQEAYLGRKASTHG; encoded by the coding sequence ATGAGCACCGAGGCGATCCTTTCCGGCGAGGGTCTCTCCATGCGCTTCGGCGGGCTCGTCGCCATTGATTCCGTCGATTTCACACTCTCCAAAGGGGAGATCCTCGGCATCATCGGCCCGAATGGGGCGGGAAAGTCCACTCTGTTCAACATGATCACCGGCCTCTACCGCGCCAGTGCCGGCAGCGTGGTCCTGAACTCGAAGAGCCTGATCGGCGTGTCGGCGCACCGCATCGTGAGGCTCGGCATCGCCCGTACGTTTCAGTCGAGCCGCCTGTTCACGGATCTGAGCGTGCTCGATAATGTCGTCATCGGGATGCATACCCAGACCCGCTGCGGTGTCTTCGACGCCCTGCTGCGGCCCAGCAAATCCCGTCGCGAACTCGATCGGGCGGCTGAGCGGGCCGGTGAATTGCTCCGATCCGTTTCAAGCGATCTCCACGACCAGCGCCATAAGCCCGCCGGCGAGCTGGCCCAGGCCGATCGCCGGCGCCTGGAAATCGCCCGGGCGCTGGCCTCCAAGCCGCAGGTCCTGCTGCTGGACGAACCCTCATCGGGCATGGACGATCGGGATACGGACGCGCTGATCGACGATATCCGGACCGTGACTGCGCTCAACCCCGAGCTTGCCGTCATGATCATCGAGCATGACATGCGTCTGGTCGCCGAACTGCCGCACCGGGTCATGGTCATCGACTACGGAAAGAAGATCGCCGAGGGGAAGTTCGAGGAGGTGCGGCTCCTACCGCGCGTGCAGGAAGCCTATCTTGGCCGAAAAGCCTCCACCCATGGGTGA
- a CDS encoding branched-chain amino acid ABC transporter permease: MAPLFIVIAVEFIAAAALRQFLLAEDWRVVVGILVLFGALFGLMQLRPAIEQKIADAFREHRRLAVIIGVVLAIGFPAALGGNSYAIHLLILALIYSVLALALNFQLGSANIPNFATGASYGIGAYASALLAINYGVSFWVALPFSALVATLFGFALGLPSMRTRESYLALVTIAFGVVVHQLLNNFEWTGGPNGVVGIPAPSLFGHSFSSPIKLFGLSLPSQANFYFLSALLLVIAIVTANRLHSSRIGLAWNALRADELAARCQGINVVWYKVLAFAVDAFLAGFAGTIYAFYVSFISPDNFTFLVSVTIMTMVIVGGMDNILGVIVGAFLLTLLPEKLRAFSDYRILFFGVVVILFLIIRPQGLFPQRLRRYGGDS; the protein is encoded by the coding sequence ATGGCACCCCTCTTCATCGTCATTGCCGTCGAGTTCATTGCAGCCGCAGCGCTGCGGCAGTTTCTTCTGGCCGAGGACTGGCGCGTCGTTGTCGGAATTCTGGTGCTGTTCGGCGCCCTGTTCGGGCTGATGCAGCTTCGTCCCGCGATCGAGCAGAAGATCGCCGACGCCTTCAGGGAGCATCGCCGGCTTGCCGTGATCATCGGCGTCGTCCTCGCCATCGGGTTTCCTGCCGCCTTGGGGGGCAACAGCTACGCCATCCACCTCCTGATCCTGGCGCTCATCTATTCGGTCCTGGCGCTGGCGCTGAACTTCCAGCTGGGCAGCGCCAATATCCCCAACTTCGCCACGGGCGCATCCTACGGCATCGGCGCCTATGCCTCGGCCCTGCTGGCCATCAATTACGGCGTCAGCTTCTGGGTGGCCCTCCCCTTCTCCGCGCTGGTGGCAACGCTTTTCGGTTTCGCGCTCGGCCTTCCTTCGATGCGTACGCGGGAGAGCTATCTCGCGCTCGTCACCATCGCCTTCGGGGTCGTAGTCCATCAACTGCTGAACAATTTCGAGTGGACCGGCGGACCCAACGGTGTGGTGGGCATTCCGGCACCGAGCCTGTTCGGGCACTCCTTCTCTTCTCCGATCAAGCTCTTCGGGCTTTCGCTGCCAAGCCAGGCCAATTTCTACTTTTTGTCAGCCCTGTTGTTGGTGATCGCGATCGTCACCGCAAACCGGCTCCATTCCTCTCGCATCGGCCTTGCCTGGAACGCTTTGCGCGCCGACGAGCTCGCCGCCCGGTGCCAAGGCATCAACGTCGTCTGGTACAAGGTCCTCGCGTTTGCCGTGGACGCCTTTCTCGCCGGGTTCGCAGGCACGATCTACGCCTTCTACGTGAGCTTCATCTCGCCCGACAATTTCACCTTCCTGGTCTCGGTGACCATCATGACGATGGTCATCGTCGGCGGCATGGACAATATCCTCGGCGTCATCGTCGGCGCCTTCCTGCTGACGCTCCTGCCCGAAAAGCTGCGAGCGTTCTCGGATTACCGCATCCTGTTCTTCGGGGTCGTCGTGATCCTGTTCCTGATCATCCGCCCGCAGGGGCTGTTTCCCCAGCGCCTTCGCCGCTATGGCGGTGATTCATGA
- a CDS encoding branched-chain amino acid ABC transporter permease has product MAGELLQQGLNWLTLGATYALIALGFSLLFGVLKVIHFSHGDVSLVAPFIALATIQGVIGATSAELGAGSLLLGCAVAIIMTGFIGVLLDVLVIQRFRTAPAMMALVATVALGIVLRELIRHLFPNGSNPHAFPQLVQSQVTLGDGIQVPAFSLLAIAISVAAVAILFFVLHRTRLGMRIRAVSQDRDAARLMAIDPRRIFFATFFIASAVGGIGGLFFASYAGVVRFDFGIQAGLIGFSAAVVGGLGSMSGAIVGSLLIAGLDTVIQATIPNGAAYRLVFAFVLVIMVLVFRPAGLFGRTVVEKV; this is encoded by the coding sequence ATGGCAGGCGAACTGCTGCAGCAAGGCCTGAACTGGCTGACCTTGGGGGCAACCTATGCGCTGATCGCCCTTGGTTTCAGCCTGTTGTTCGGCGTTTTGAAGGTCATCCATTTCTCGCATGGCGACGTCTCGCTGGTCGCCCCGTTCATCGCTCTGGCGACGATACAGGGGGTCATTGGTGCGACCTCGGCTGAGCTGGGCGCGGGAAGCTTGCTGCTCGGTTGCGCCGTCGCCATCATCATGACCGGGTTCATCGGCGTGCTGCTGGACGTTCTGGTCATCCAGAGGTTTCGGACGGCGCCCGCCATGATGGCGCTCGTGGCGACGGTCGCTCTCGGCATCGTCTTGCGCGAGCTGATCCGGCATCTCTTCCCCAATGGGAGCAATCCGCACGCTTTTCCTCAACTCGTGCAATCCCAGGTGACATTGGGAGACGGCATTCAGGTCCCCGCCTTCAGCCTTCTTGCCATTGCGATTTCGGTTGCCGCGGTCGCCATCCTGTTCTTCGTTCTCCACAGGACCCGCCTGGGCATGCGGATCCGCGCGGTGTCGCAGGATCGGGACGCGGCGCGGCTCATGGCGATCGATCCACGGCGGATCTTCTTTGCCACCTTCTTCATCGCATCCGCCGTGGGCGGCATCGGCGGCCTGTTCTTCGCCAGCTATGCCGGCGTGGTCCGGTTCGATTTCGGCATTCAAGCCGGGCTGATCGGCTTTTCTGCGGCCGTCGTCGGCGGGCTTGGAAGCATGAGCGGGGCGATCGTCGGCAGCCTGCTGATCGCCGGCCTCGATACCGTCATCCAGGCGACCATCCCCAACGGCGCCGCCTATCGTCTGGTCTTCGCCTTCGTTCTGGTCATCATGGTCCTGGTGTTCAGGCCGGCGGGTCTCTTCGGCCGCACCGTGGTCGAAAAGGTCTGA